The following proteins are encoded in a genomic region of Streptomyces lunaelactis:
- a CDS encoding ABC transporter permease, with product MTRLRWRKVARDLWNARTRTAMMILAIAVSLTAVGAVLGARTIVLREIDRNYLGTHPASATLHLSGKPDAAAVADVLDQPDIADATVRGSVKARVRVDGRWEQFMLWVVAPDDPMRISSFTVEQGDWPTPAAEMLLERSSLSYFGVANGGSLEVQTPNGKPQRVTVTGSVHDPSLAPSEQETVGYGYLTEAALQRLGENVALDELKLVVGPDAAHPTRSAEEIEQAAGRAGAVLAERGLRVTAIEVPPPYRHPHQSQMESVTTLLLVFAGLSVVLSAILVATMLGGLLAQQIRQIGMMKAVGARTRQILQLYLLMALLIAAAATALSIVPSLLTGRYLAGVIAELLNIDLVSVAVPAWVFTVQLLAGLGVPLLVALVPLVRGSRVTVRQAIDDHGTGTGDGSVRGTRFTAWLGSQRGIDRSLVMASRNTMRRKGRFALNLTLLAVGGGLFITGLNTAGAWTALVNEGQANRHYDLEVKLNEPVSAATLDGLLRPLPGVADVEAVASWKTAMTGTDGLDVSHTYPDGGHGSFSITAAPPDSPMLTLPVIEGRWLRPDDTDAVVLNQLVPIYQDIEVGDEVSLTVADRPSTWRVVGLVSNFGTHGTAYVTPDGMERAVPVPGQASLIRVATEGHDDDARRAALTQIERTLATEGVNVASAVPVDQLETALDGHVAVLIAILLALAAAMGVVGLLGLGSSMSTSVVERTREFAVLSAVGATPGAVRRIVVSEGVLVAAMSVAIAVVVALPLTRVLGDFVGDQAFHLPLPFNLSGPAVLLWLTLVLVGAAAATMAAAWRAGRLTVREALSAV from the coding sequence ATGACCCGGCTACGCTGGCGCAAGGTCGCGCGGGACCTGTGGAACGCCCGTACCCGTACCGCCATGATGATCCTCGCCATCGCGGTCAGCCTCACCGCGGTCGGCGCCGTCCTGGGCGCCCGCACCATCGTGTTGCGGGAGATCGACCGCAACTACCTGGGCACCCACCCGGCGTCGGCGACCCTGCACCTGTCGGGCAAGCCCGACGCGGCAGCCGTCGCCGACGTCCTGGACCAGCCCGACATCGCCGACGCGACCGTGCGCGGCTCGGTGAAGGCCAGGGTCCGCGTCGACGGCCGCTGGGAGCAGTTCATGCTCTGGGTCGTCGCGCCCGACGACCCGATGCGCATCAGCAGCTTCACCGTCGAACAGGGGGACTGGCCCACGCCGGCCGCCGAGATGCTGCTCGAACGCAGCTCCCTGAGTTACTTCGGCGTGGCCAACGGAGGCAGCCTGGAGGTGCAGACCCCGAACGGCAAGCCCCAGCGCGTCACCGTGACCGGGTCGGTGCACGACCCGAGCCTGGCTCCCTCGGAGCAGGAGACCGTCGGTTATGGATACCTCACCGAGGCGGCGCTGCAGCGCCTGGGGGAGAACGTCGCGCTCGACGAGCTGAAGCTCGTGGTCGGCCCGGACGCCGCTCACCCGACGCGCAGCGCCGAGGAGATCGAACAGGCCGCCGGGCGGGCCGGTGCCGTACTCGCCGAACGCGGCCTGCGCGTCACCGCGATCGAGGTGCCGCCGCCCTACCGCCATCCGCACCAGTCGCAGATGGAGTCCGTCACCACTCTGCTGCTCGTCTTCGCCGGGCTTTCGGTCGTGCTCAGCGCCATCCTGGTGGCGACGATGCTTGGAGGGCTCCTCGCCCAGCAGATACGCCAGATCGGGATGATGAAGGCGGTCGGTGCGCGTACCCGCCAGATCCTGCAGCTGTATCTGCTCATGGCCCTGCTCATCGCAGCGGCCGCCACCGCCCTGTCGATCGTGCCGAGCCTGCTGACCGGGCGCTACCTCGCCGGGGTCATTGCGGAACTCCTCAACATCGACCTGGTCAGCGTCGCGGTCCCCGCCTGGGTCTTCACCGTCCAGCTACTCGCAGGCCTCGGCGTCCCGCTGCTCGTCGCACTCGTGCCGCTGGTACGGGGCAGCCGCGTCACCGTGCGGCAGGCCATCGACGACCACGGCACCGGGACGGGGGACGGCTCCGTACGGGGCACCCGGTTCACGGCATGGCTGGGGTCGCAGCGCGGCATCGACCGGTCGCTGGTGATGGCATCGCGCAACACAATGCGGCGCAAGGGGCGGTTCGCGCTCAACCTCACCCTGCTCGCCGTCGGCGGCGGTCTCTTCATCACCGGCCTGAATACGGCCGGCGCATGGACCGCACTGGTCAACGAGGGGCAGGCCAACCGCCACTACGACCTGGAGGTCAAGCTCAACGAGCCGGTATCCGCCGCCACGCTCGACGGACTGCTGCGCCCACTGCCCGGCGTCGCCGATGTGGAGGCGGTCGCCTCGTGGAAGACCGCGATGACCGGCACGGACGGCCTCGACGTCAGCCACACCTACCCCGACGGCGGGCATGGCAGCTTCAGCATCACGGCCGCCCCGCCGGACAGCCCCATGCTCACCCTGCCCGTCATCGAAGGACGGTGGCTGCGGCCGGATGACACCGACGCGGTCGTGCTCAACCAGCTCGTCCCGATATACCAGGACATCGAGGTCGGTGACGAGGTCTCACTCACCGTCGCCGACCGGCCCTCCACCTGGCGCGTGGTGGGGCTGGTCTCCAACTTCGGCACCCACGGCACGGCGTACGTCACGCCGGACGGCATGGAACGGGCCGTCCCGGTGCCCGGACAGGCCTCGCTGATCCGGGTCGCCACCGAGGGTCACGACGACGACGCCCGCCGGGCCGCGCTGACCCAGATCGAACGCACGCTCGCGACGGAAGGGGTGAATGTCGCCTCGGCCGTGCCTGTTGACCAGCTGGAGACAGCGCTGGACGGGCATGTGGCCGTGCTCATCGCCATCCTGCTCGCCCTGGCCGCCGCCATGGGCGTGGTGGGTTTGCTCGGCCTCGGCTCCAGCATGAGCACCAGCGTTGTCGAGCGGACCCGGGAGTTCGCCGTGCTCAGCGCCGTCGGGGCCACGCCGGGCGCGGTACGCCGGATCGTCGTCAGTGAGGGCGTGCTGGTCGCGGCGATGAGCGTGGCCATCGCCGTCGTCGTCGCGCTACCACTGACGCGGGTGCTCGGCGACTTCGTCGGCGATCAGGCCTTCCATCTGCCCCTGCCCTTCAACCTGTCAGGCCCGGCCGTGTTGCTGTGGCTGACCCTCGTCCTGGTCGGGGCAGCCGCGGCCACCATGGCTGCGGCGTGGCGCGCCGGCCGGCTGACCGTCCGTGAAGCCCTGTCCGCAGTCTGA
- a CDS encoding ABC transporter ATP-binding protein: MRDTTLPASGTGGVDPGTQAIRVRGIVKEYNLSSGAFTALAGVDLDIEAGEFVAIVGRSGSGKTTLLNLLAGIDRPTSGEISVAGTAVHALREAELAAWRGRTVGLVFQFFQLLPTLTVAENVMIPMDFCRTFPAGERRGRALALLERMGIAEQADKLPSALSGGQQQRAAIARALANDPPILLADEPTGNLDSQTGDAMLQLFTDLTAEGRTIVMVTHERDVSRYISREITLADGRVAGAGASAAGVTA, translated from the coding sequence ATGCGCGACACAACGTTGCCCGCGTCCGGCACCGGGGGTGTCGATCCCGGCACCCAGGCAATCCGGGTGCGCGGCATCGTCAAGGAATACAACCTCTCCTCGGGTGCCTTCACCGCACTCGCGGGCGTCGACTTGGACATCGAGGCCGGCGAGTTCGTCGCCATTGTCGGGCGGTCGGGCAGCGGGAAGACCACGCTGCTCAACCTCCTCGCCGGCATCGATCGGCCGACCTCCGGGGAGATCAGCGTCGCCGGCACGGCCGTCCACGCGCTGCGCGAGGCCGAGCTCGCGGCCTGGCGCGGGCGGACGGTAGGCCTGGTCTTCCAGTTCTTCCAGTTGCTGCCGACTCTCACGGTCGCCGAGAACGTGATGATCCCCATGGACTTCTGCCGCACGTTCCCCGCCGGGGAGCGGCGCGGGCGCGCACTCGCCCTGCTGGAGCGCATGGGCATCGCCGAGCAGGCCGACAAACTGCCCTCTGCTCTCTCCGGCGGCCAGCAGCAGCGGGCCGCCATCGCCCGGGCGCTCGCCAACGACCCGCCGATCCTGCTGGCCGACGAACCGACCGGCAATCTCGACTCGCAAACCGGCGACGCGATGCTGCAGTTGTTCACCGACCTCACCGCCGAGGGCCGGACCATCGTGATGGTCACCCACGAACGCGACGTCAGCCGGTACATCAGCCGCGAGATCACGCTGGCCGACGGCCGGGTCGCGGGCGCCGGTGCGAGTGCCGCCGGGGTGACGGCATGA
- a CDS encoding TetR/AcrR family transcriptional regulator codes for MATGPDRRVRKTRQALHFALVQLMMEKGYESVTVRDIIERADVGRTTFYAHFTDKEDLLRHGVETLQDELREAGTARPAGTGRFFAFSLPLLEHAYDNRHLSPLLVGRRGGPLLRRWFDEMVADLAREELSRRLPARHPTRVPLATVVPFVAGGFASLLTWWIDDGLQYRPTELDEMFHAVAVPGVRDALNL; via the coding sequence ATGGCAACGGGTCCGGACAGGCGGGTACGCAAGACCAGGCAGGCGCTGCACTTCGCGCTGGTGCAGCTCATGATGGAGAAGGGGTATGAGTCCGTCACGGTGCGGGACATCATCGAGCGGGCCGATGTCGGCCGCACCACGTTCTACGCCCACTTCACCGACAAGGAGGACCTGCTCCGCCACGGCGTCGAGACCTTGCAGGACGAGCTGCGCGAGGCGGGTACCGCCCGGCCCGCCGGCACCGGCCGGTTCTTCGCCTTCAGCCTGCCCCTGCTGGAGCACGCCTACGATAACCGCCACCTCAGCCCGCTCCTGGTGGGGCGGCGGGGTGGCCCGCTGTTGCGGCGGTGGTTCGACGAGATGGTCGCCGACCTCGCCCGCGAGGAGCTGTCCCGGCGGCTGCCGGCGCGGCATCCGACCCGGGTACCGCTCGCCACGGTCGTGCCGTTCGTCGCCGGCGGGTTCGCGTCGCTGCTGACCTGGTGGATTGATGACGGCCTGCAGTACCGGCCGACAGAGCTCGACGAGATGTTCCACGCGGTGGCCGTGCCCGGGGTGAGGGACGCCCTCAACCTATGA
- a CDS encoding helix-turn-helix domain-containing protein yields MLLSADERAMLERWTRRATSAQSLALRARIVLACAGPEVPPIVAVARDLRVSADTVRKWRRRFLADRLDGLVDEPRPGRPPTIGVDEVEAVVVTTLEQLPKNATHWSRKSMAEHSGLSKSTVGRIWRKFQLKPHLTLRDSHQMRENRILCEPSENPQVSPSGEWRQGPAGRYRHR; encoded by the coding sequence ATGCTGCTGTCCGCTGATGAGCGGGCGATGTTGGAGCGGTGGACGCGTCGGGCCACATCGGCCCAGTCCCTGGCTCTGCGCGCACGCATTGTGCTGGCGTGCGCGGGGCCGGAGGTGCCACCGATCGTCGCTGTCGCCCGGGACCTGCGGGTGAGTGCCGACACGGTCCGCAAATGGCGGCGGCGGTTCCTCGCCGACCGCCTGGACGGCCTCGTGGATGAGCCCCGGCCGGGCCGGCCGCCCACCATCGGCGTCGATGAGGTGGAAGCGGTCGTGGTCACGACGCTGGAGCAGCTTCCCAAGAACGCTACCCACTGGTCGCGCAAATCGATGGCCGAGCACAGTGGTCTGTCGAAGTCGACCGTGGGCCGGATCTGGCGGAAGTTCCAGCTCAAGCCGCATCTGACTCTCCGTGACTCGCATCAGATGCGAGAAAACCGCATCCTATGCGAACCCTCAGAGAACCCGCAGGTCAGCCCCTCGGGTGAGTGGCGTCAAGGTCCTGCCGGCCGCTATCGTCACCGGTAA